The Arachis hypogaea cultivar Tifrunner chromosome 19, arahy.Tifrunner.gnm2.J5K5, whole genome shotgun sequence genome has a window encoding:
- the LOC112780121 gene encoding protein ENHANCED DISEASE RESISTANCE 2-like: protein MGVPSQSSSGEKMEGFLYLLRHNRFGQHSSRKRYFIIKDNVLRSFKTKPVSQMEEPIRSAIIDSSIRVTDNGWENINKKVLFTFTAYHTSNQRDKLKLGATSPEEAAKWIKSLQEAALKDCPSPTRKYVTSHRRRRRSSLRNGGTKSIDWKHSELDLNGYIYSEAMTSDVIAPSTWKIFGCQNGLRMFKEAKEWDALGRWGDSQAIMAVGVVDGTSEDIFNTLMCLDPSRSEWDFCVNRGSVVEHFDGHTDLIHLELYNDWLPWGMKKRDFLLQRYWRREDDGTYVILYQSVYHKKCPPQRGYVRACLKSGGYVVTPVNNGTQSVVKHMLAVDWKYWKLYLRPANARAITVRMLERVAALRELFKTKGGSFHTESIAGTKDIVGLPPLDEDQKDEVEEKNSSKNIEEGSVVEDEVQKVAASSQTGLMGFNDSKDEFFDVPDYTSDYYDTPNDWNSELESEKMPLTHTKASPSSLVKKLQDLAIPKKGLEFDVGKEGSGRCYYGTTLQKDPKCALPCSWAASDPSLFLIRGETYLTDNQKVKAKRTLMELVGADWLRSNQREDNLSSRLDSIVQEYAAKGGPEFFFVINIQMPGNPMYSMALYYMMKTPLEDYPLLQSFVDGDDTYRNSRFKLIPYISKGSWIVKQSVGRKACLVGQALEIRYIRGKNYLELDIDVGSSTVARGVASLVLGYLNNLVIEMAFLIQGNTQDELPEILLGTCRVNHMDASKAFVLI from the exons atgggtGTTCCTTCTCAGAGTAGTAGTGGGGAAAAAATGGAgggttttctctatcttcttcgCCATAACAGGTTTGGTCAACATAGCTCGCGTAAGAGGTACTTCATCATCAAAGACAATGTCCTTAGAAGCTTCAAAACCAAACCTGTTTCTCAAATGGAG GAGCCAATTAGAAGTGCAATAATAGATTCCTCCATCCGTGTTACTGACAATGGATgggaaaatattaacaaaaag GTGTTATTCACTTTCACTGCATATCATACTTCAAATCAAAGGGATAAGCTTAAG ttgGGAGCAACTAGTCCAGAAGAAGCTGCAAAATGGATAAAATCATTGCAAGAAGCTGCATTGAAG GATTGCCCAAGTCCAACAAGGAAATATGTGACTTCCCACCGGAGAAGAAGACGTTCATCTTTGAG AAATGGAGGCACAAAATCAATAGATTGGAAACACTCTGAATTGGATTTAAATGGATACATATACTCAGAAGCAATGACATCTGATGTTATTGCACCTTCAACATGGAAGATATTTGGTTGCCAAAATG GACTAAGGATGTTcaaagaagcaaaagaatggGATGCTCTTGGAAGG TGGGGTGATAGTCAAGCAATAATGGCAGTTGGTGTGGTTGATGGAACTTCAGAGGACATTTTTAACACCCTTATGTGTCTTGATCCTTCAAGATCAGA ATGGGACTTTTGTGTTAATAGAGGAAGTGTGGTTGAACACTTTGATGGTCACACAGATCTTATTCACCTTGAACTTTACAATGATTGGCTGCCATG GGGAATGAAAAAAAGAGATTTTCTGTTACAAAGATATTGGAGAAGAGAGGATGATGGCACATATG TGATACTATATCAGTCTGTGTATCATAAGAAGTGTCCACCACAGAGAGGCTATGTCCGAGCTTGCCTTAAAA GTGGAGGATATGTAGTTACTCCTGTTAACAATGGAACACAATCAGTTGTGAAACACATGCTTGCTGTTGATTGGAAGTATTGGAAACTGTATTTGCGCCCTGCGAATGCAAGGGCCATAACTGTTCGCATGCTTGAGAGAGTTGCTG CACTAAGAGAACTGTTTAAAACAAAAGGAGGAAGTTTCCACACTGAATCAATTGCAGGGACAAAAGATATTGTTGGGTTGCCACCACTTGATGAGGACCAAAAGGATGAAGTTGAAGAAAAGAACAGCAGCAAGAATATTGAGGAAGGTTCTGTTGTGGAAGATGAGGTTCAGAAAGTTGCTGCTTCTAGTCAAACAGGCTTAATGGGATTCAATGATTCTAAAGATGAGTTCTTTGATGTTCCAGATTATACATCAGATTATTATGACACACCAAATGATTGGAACTCTGAATTGGAGTCAGAAAAAATG CCTTTGACTCACACCAAAGCAAGCCCTTCTTCATTGGTCAAAAAATTACAAGACCTTGCAA TTCCAAAGAAGGGGTTGGAGTTTGATGTAGGCAAGGAGGGAAGTGGAAGATGCTATTATGGAACCACACTCCAAAAAGATCCAAAGTGTGCATTACCATGCTCCTGGGCTGCTTCTGATCCATCTTTGTTCTTGATTCGAGGCGAAACTTACTTAACAGATAATCAAAAG GTCAAGGCAAAAAGAACCTTAATGGAACTGGTTGGTGCAGATTGGCTTCGATCCAATCAGCGCGAAGATAATCTAAGTAGTCGTCTAGACTCCATAGTTCAG GAATATGCGGCAAAAGGTGGTCCAGAATTCTTTTTTGTGATTAACATTCAG ATGCCAGGAAACCCCATGTACTCCATGGCACTGTATTACATGATGAAAACTCCCTTGGAAGACTATCCCTTACTGCAGAGCTTTGTTGATGGAGATGATACTTACAGGAACTCAAGATTTAAGCTCATACCATATATTTCTAAG GGATCATGGATTGTAAAACAAAGTGTTGGAAGGAAAGCATGTTTGGTTGGCCAAGCTCTAGAAATCCGTTACATTCGAGGGAAGAACTACCTTGAG cttgatattgatgttggaTCTTCAACGGTTGCAAGGGGGGTTGCTAGCCTAGTTCTTGGATACCTTAACAACTTGGTCATAGAAATGGCATTTTTGATACAG GGCAACACACAAGATGAGCTCCCAGAAATCCTGCTTGGAACATGCAGAGTCAATCATATGGATGCATCAAAAGCATTTGTATTGATATAA